One Astatotilapia calliptera chromosome 1, fAstCal1.2, whole genome shotgun sequence DNA segment encodes these proteins:
- the tlnrd1 gene encoding talin rod domain-containing protein 1, translated as MASGGSGKSASEGSTSTPGGSLQQRKRLSFICDTCKGKMQLVADLLLLSSETRPVMTSEGVAVADTFDQCRDTVIARTKELSILTHDIQSQLNMGRFTEVGDRLLEMTNLVVSLTECSAHAAYLASVETPGSQQCLPGLVDRYKVTRCRHEVEQSCSVFRVTHLQDLTPQLLLELSQNISTNLKTLTDISSLASERSRDRFAKEQFKLSVKSMSTSGTAFLACVKEVKTQPSELTRNRCILFSAALVQAVGALVGFATEPQFLGRAASISAEGKGVQTAVLGGAMSVVSACVLLTQGLRDVAQHPESSSKMADYRERLRNSACAVSDGCTLLTQALRERSSPRTLPPVNSHSVN; from the coding sequence ATGGCTAGTGGTGGCTCTGGCAAATCAGCAAGTGAGGGATCAACCAGCACACCCGGTGGCAGTTTGCAGCAGAGGAAGCGGCTCTCCTTCATCTGTGACACATGTAAGGGCAAGATGCAGCTCGTGGctgacctcctcctgctgtcCAGTGAGACCAGGCCTGTCATGACATCTGAAGGTGTGGCTGTGGCTGACACCTTCGACCAGTGCCGTGACACGGTCATTGCCCGCACTAAAGAGCTCTCCATTCTCACCCATGACATCCAGAGCCAGCTCAACATGGGTCGCTTCACGGAAGTAGGGGACCGCCTCCTGGAGATGACTAACCTTGTGGTGTCTTTGACTGAGTGCTCAGCTCATGCTGCCTACCTGGCATCTGTGGAGACGCCTGGCTCTCAACAATGCCTTCCGGGTCTGGTGGATCGCTACAAGGTGACCCGCTGTCGACATGAAGTAGAACAGAGCTGCAGCGTTTTCCGAGTCACTCACCTGCAAGACCTCACCCCACAGCTCCTCCTCGAGCTCTCTCAGAACATCTCCACCAACCTCAAGACTCTAACGGACATCTCATCACTGGCCAGCGAGAGGTCCAGGGATCGCTTTGCAAAAGAGCAGTTCAAGCTGAGCGTCAAGAGCATGAGCACAAGTGGCACGGCCTTCCTGGCGTGTGTGAAGGAGGTGAAAACCCAGCCCAGTGAGCTGACCAGGAATCGATGCATCCTCTTCAGTGCTGCTCTCGTCCAGGCTGTCGGCGCCCTTGTTGGGTTTGCTACAGAGCCACAGTTCCTGGGAAGAGCTGCGAGCATCTCTGCCGAAGGAAAGGGGGTGCAAACGGCAGTGTTAGGTGGGGCCATGAGTGTGGTTTCTGCCTGTGTCCTTCTCACTCAGGGCCTCAGGGATGTTGCCCAGCATCCCGAGAGCAGCTCCAAAATGGCAGACTACCGTGAGCGTCTGCGTAACTCGGCGTGCGCCGTGTCCGATGGTTGCACTCTGCTTACTCAGGCACTCAGAGAGCGCTCCTCTCCAAGGACTCTGCCACCAGTCAACTCCCATTCTGTGAATTAG